Proteins encoded by one window of Brienomyrus brachyistius isolate T26 chromosome 1, BBRACH_0.4, whole genome shotgun sequence:
- the hyi gene encoding putative hydroxypyruvate isomerase isoform X4: protein MLCDIKAGELGLGAVPGRQAEFRRGLESAVMLAKALDCSRIHLMAGRVPLGMDRACIAMEMEATFIDNLKFAADVLSKEGILGLIEPINTRITDPQYFLDTPHQAAAILQKVGRSNMKLQMDIFHWQIMDGNLTQNIQKYFPIIGHVQIAQVPDRNEPDSSGEVNFPYLFDLLETVGYKGYIGCEYKPNSTTEAGLAWLKEYWSNHKRKNAGVPSCPSDP, encoded by the exons CTGT GTGACATTAAGGCTGGGGAACTCGGTCTGGGTGCTGTCcctggcaggcaggcagagttCAGACGGGGCTTGGAGAGTGCAGTGATGTTAGCAAAAGCCTTGGACTGCAGCAG GATCCACTTGATGGCTGGGAGAGTGCCTCTAGGCATGGACCGAGCCTGCATTGCCATGGAGATGGAGGCCACCTTCATAGACAATCTGAAATTTGCAGCAGATGTCCTTTCAAAG GAAGGAATTCTTGGCTTGATTGAACCAATTAATACCAGGATAACAGACCCACAGTACTTCCTGGATACTCCCCATCAGG CTGCTGCAATTCTGCAGAAAGTTGGCCGCTCCAATATGAAATTGCAGATG GACATCTTCCATTGGCAGATAATGGATGGCAACTTAACTCAAAACATCCAGAAGTACTTCCCTATCATAG GTCATGTGCAGATTGCCCAAGTTCCTGATCGTAATGAGCCAGACAGCTCCGGAGAGGTGAACTTCCCCTACCTGTTCGACCTGCTGGAAACAGTAGGATATAAAGGCTACATTGGCTGTGAATATAAACCCAACA GTACAACTGAGGCTGGTTTGGCATGGCTCAAAGAGTACTGGAGTAATCACAAGAGGAAAAACGCTGGTGTACCTTCATGTCCTTCAGATCCCTGA
- the hyi gene encoding putative hydroxypyruvate isomerase isoform X1 has protein sequence MSSLKFCANLSWMFTELQGFPQRMYAAAAAGFLAVEAAWLYVADINELKEAKRRTGLRVVLINTPPGDIKAGELGLGAVPGRQAEFRRGLESAVMLAKALDCSRIHLMAGRVPLGMDRACIAMEMEATFIDNLKFAADVLSKEGILGLIEPINTRITDPQYFLDTPHQAAAILQKVGRSNMKLQMDIFHWQIMDGNLTQNIQKYFPIIGHVQIAQVPDRNEPDSSGEVNFPYLFDLLETVGYKGYIGCEYKPNSTTEAGLAWLKEYWSNHKRKNAGVPSCPSDP, from the exons ATGTCGTCCTTAAAGTTTTGCGCTAATTTGTCATGGATGTTCACTGAATTGCAAGGATTCCCGCAGCGCATGTATGCAGCAGCGGCGGCTGGGTTTCTGGCTGTGGAGGCAGCTTGGCTTTACGTTGCAGATATAAATGAGCTAAAAGAAGCCAAGCGGCGAACTGGACTCCGGGTCGTACTCATTAACACTCCTCCTG GTGACATTAAGGCTGGGGAACTCGGTCTGGGTGCTGTCcctggcaggcaggcagagttCAGACGGGGCTTGGAGAGTGCAGTGATGTTAGCAAAAGCCTTGGACTGCAGCAG GATCCACTTGATGGCTGGGAGAGTGCCTCTAGGCATGGACCGAGCCTGCATTGCCATGGAGATGGAGGCCACCTTCATAGACAATCTGAAATTTGCAGCAGATGTCCTTTCAAAG GAAGGAATTCTTGGCTTGATTGAACCAATTAATACCAGGATAACAGACCCACAGTACTTCCTGGATACTCCCCATCAGG CTGCTGCAATTCTGCAGAAAGTTGGCCGCTCCAATATGAAATTGCAGATG GACATCTTCCATTGGCAGATAATGGATGGCAACTTAACTCAAAACATCCAGAAGTACTTCCCTATCATAG GTCATGTGCAGATTGCCCAAGTTCCTGATCGTAATGAGCCAGACAGCTCCGGAGAGGTGAACTTCCCCTACCTGTTCGACCTGCTGGAAACAGTAGGATATAAAGGCTACATTGGCTGTGAATATAAACCCAACA GTACAACTGAGGCTGGTTTGGCATGGCTCAAAGAGTACTGGAGTAATCACAAGAGGAAAAACGCTGGTGTACCTTCATGTCCTTCAGATCCCTGA
- the hyi gene encoding putative hydroxypyruvate isomerase isoform X2, producing MSSLKFCANLSWMFTELQGFPQRMYAAAAAGFLAVEAAWLYVADINELKEAKRRTGLRVVLINTPPGDIKAGELGLGAVPGRQAEFRRGLESAVMLAKALDCSRIHLMAGRVPLGMDRACIAMEMEATFIDNLKFAADVLSKEGILGLIEPINTRITDPQYFLDTPHQAAAILQKVGRSNMKLQMDIFHWQIMDGNLTQNIQKYFPIIGHVQIAQVPDRNEPDSSGEVQLRLVWHGSKSTGVITRGKTLVYLHVLQIPEDC from the exons ATGTCGTCCTTAAAGTTTTGCGCTAATTTGTCATGGATGTTCACTGAATTGCAAGGATTCCCGCAGCGCATGTATGCAGCAGCGGCGGCTGGGTTTCTGGCTGTGGAGGCAGCTTGGCTTTACGTTGCAGATATAAATGAGCTAAAAGAAGCCAAGCGGCGAACTGGACTCCGGGTCGTACTCATTAACACTCCTCCTG GTGACATTAAGGCTGGGGAACTCGGTCTGGGTGCTGTCcctggcaggcaggcagagttCAGACGGGGCTTGGAGAGTGCAGTGATGTTAGCAAAAGCCTTGGACTGCAGCAG GATCCACTTGATGGCTGGGAGAGTGCCTCTAGGCATGGACCGAGCCTGCATTGCCATGGAGATGGAGGCCACCTTCATAGACAATCTGAAATTTGCAGCAGATGTCCTTTCAAAG GAAGGAATTCTTGGCTTGATTGAACCAATTAATACCAGGATAACAGACCCACAGTACTTCCTGGATACTCCCCATCAGG CTGCTGCAATTCTGCAGAAAGTTGGCCGCTCCAATATGAAATTGCAGATG GACATCTTCCATTGGCAGATAATGGATGGCAACTTAACTCAAAACATCCAGAAGTACTTCCCTATCATAG GTCATGTGCAGATTGCCCAAGTTCCTGATCGTAATGAGCCAGACAGCTCCGGAGAG GTACAACTGAGGCTGGTTTGGCATGGCTCAAAGAGTACTGGAGTAATCACAAGAGGAAAAACGCTGGTGTACCTTCATGTCCTTCAGATCCCTGAAGACTGTTGA
- the hyi gene encoding putative hydroxypyruvate isomerase isoform X3, translating into MCCYPDINELKEAKRRTGLRVVLINTPPGDIKAGELGLGAVPGRQAEFRRGLESAVMLAKALDCSRIHLMAGRVPLGMDRACIAMEMEATFIDNLKFAADVLSKEGILGLIEPINTRITDPQYFLDTPHQAAAILQKVGRSNMKLQMDIFHWQIMDGNLTQNIQKYFPIIGHVQIAQVPDRNEPDSSGEVNFPYLFDLLETVGYKGYIGCEYKPNSTTEAGLAWLKEYWSNHKRKNAGVPSCPSDP; encoded by the exons GATATAAATGAGCTAAAAGAAGCCAAGCGGCGAACTGGACTCCGGGTCGTACTCATTAACACTCCTCCTG GTGACATTAAGGCTGGGGAACTCGGTCTGGGTGCTGTCcctggcaggcaggcagagttCAGACGGGGCTTGGAGAGTGCAGTGATGTTAGCAAAAGCCTTGGACTGCAGCAG GATCCACTTGATGGCTGGGAGAGTGCCTCTAGGCATGGACCGAGCCTGCATTGCCATGGAGATGGAGGCCACCTTCATAGACAATCTGAAATTTGCAGCAGATGTCCTTTCAAAG GAAGGAATTCTTGGCTTGATTGAACCAATTAATACCAGGATAACAGACCCACAGTACTTCCTGGATACTCCCCATCAGG CTGCTGCAATTCTGCAGAAAGTTGGCCGCTCCAATATGAAATTGCAGATG GACATCTTCCATTGGCAGATAATGGATGGCAACTTAACTCAAAACATCCAGAAGTACTTCCCTATCATAG GTCATGTGCAGATTGCCCAAGTTCCTGATCGTAATGAGCCAGACAGCTCCGGAGAGGTGAACTTCCCCTACCTGTTCGACCTGCTGGAAACAGTAGGATATAAAGGCTACATTGGCTGTGAATATAAACCCAACA GTACAACTGAGGCTGGTTTGGCATGGCTCAAAGAGTACTGGAGTAATCACAAGAGGAAAAACGCTGGTGTACCTTCATGTCCTTCAGATCCCTGA